A part of Aurantimicrobium sp. MWH-Uga1 genomic DNA contains:
- the trpS gene encoding tryptophan--tRNA ligase produces MSNKPVILSGMQPSSDSLHLGNYIGALGNWVTMQDEFDAFYCVVDLHAITVPQDPAELRERTRSTAAQYIAAGIDTDKSTLFIQSHVQAHTQIAWVLNTITGFGEASRMTQFKDKSAKQGADAASVGLFTYPILMAADILAYQANVVPVGEDQRQHLELTRDLATRFNARFGETFTIPEGYILKETAKIFDLQNPTAKMSKSAETEAGLLKIMDDPAVTAKKVMRAVTDADGEIRFDRENKPGVANLLTIFSVLSGRSIDDLVNEYAGGGYGALKKDLAEQITASFTPIRERTNELLSDPAELDRLLGQGADRASEVADRTLTKVYDAIGLLPRYHG; encoded by the coding sequence ATGAGTAACAAACCTGTCATTCTCTCCGGCATGCAACCCTCGAGCGATTCGTTGCACCTTGGAAACTACATCGGTGCGTTGGGTAACTGGGTGACCATGCAGGATGAATTTGATGCCTTTTACTGCGTTGTTGACCTCCACGCCATCACGGTTCCTCAGGACCCTGCAGAACTTCGCGAGCGCACCCGCTCCACTGCCGCACAGTACATTGCTGCCGGAATCGACACCGACAAATCAACGTTGTTCATTCAGTCTCACGTACAGGCACACACCCAAATTGCGTGGGTGCTCAACACCATCACCGGATTTGGTGAAGCAAGCCGCATGACGCAATTCAAGGACAAGTCTGCGAAGCAGGGTGCTGATGCAGCTTCGGTGGGTCTGTTTACATACCCCATCCTCATGGCAGCGGACATCCTTGCATATCAAGCAAACGTTGTTCCCGTAGGTGAAGACCAACGCCAGCACCTGGAACTCACTCGTGACCTCGCCACGCGTTTCAATGCACGTTTTGGTGAAACCTTCACGATTCCTGAAGGCTATATTCTCAAAGAGACTGCCAAAATCTTTGACCTACAAAACCCCACAGCCAAGATGTCCAAGTCGGCCGAGACAGAAGCTGGTCTGTTGAAAATCATGGATGACCCCGCTGTCACGGCAAAGAAGGTCATGCGTGCTGTCACAGATGCTGATGGTGAGATTCGCTTTGACCGGGAGAATAAGCCCGGTGTAGCAAACTTGCTCACGATTTTCTCTGTGCTGTCAGGTCGCAGTATTGATGACCTGGTCAATGAGTATGCAGGCGGTGGCTACGGAGCTCTCAAGAAAGATCTTGCCGAGCAGATCACAGCGAGCTTTACTCCCATCCGCGAGCGCACGAACGAACTGTTATCTGATCCCGCTGAGCTGGATCGACTGTTAGGTCAGGGCGCTGATCGTGCCTCTGAAGTGGCAGATAGGACCCTGACGAAGGTCTATGACGCCATCGGTTTACTCCCCCGCTACCACGGCTAG
- the ribD gene encoding bifunctional diaminohydroxyphosphoribosylaminopyrimidine deaminase/5-amino-6-(5-phosphoribosylamino)uracil reductase RibD encodes MNEKDTTQAEQAAMRRAIVLAGNGPHYGVNPQVGCVVLNPAGEIIAEGWHRGAGTAHAEVDALSQLTPEQAKGSTFVVTLEPCNHTGRTGPCAQALIEAGVGRVVYAATDPGHDSSGGAQRLRDAAIEVVGGLLEAEVEELLEEWMLAARLHRPHVTVKWASSFDGRAAAADGTSQWISGPQSRERVHLQRSAADAIIVGTGTVLADNPSLTARTTSGDLHEHQPIPVIIGKRQIPGDAQIYQHPLEPLVIGHNDLHGALSEMFDQGIRTVYVEGGPTLASAFIAQGLADRLYIFQAPVLLGGDKLALGDLGVSTLSERIDLEVSSIENLGEDILITAKPLRKGA; translated from the coding sequence ATGAACGAAAAAGACACCACGCAGGCCGAACAGGCCGCTATGCGTCGTGCCATCGTGCTTGCCGGGAACGGCCCACACTATGGCGTGAATCCCCAGGTGGGATGCGTTGTGCTCAACCCTGCTGGAGAGATTATTGCCGAGGGGTGGCACCGTGGTGCCGGCACAGCTCACGCTGAAGTAGATGCGTTAAGCCAGCTCACGCCAGAACAGGCGAAAGGCTCAACCTTTGTGGTCACCTTGGAGCCCTGTAACCACACCGGCAGAACGGGTCCTTGTGCACAGGCTTTGATTGAGGCTGGCGTAGGACGTGTTGTGTACGCCGCTACAGACCCAGGTCATGACTCCTCTGGCGGGGCACAGCGTCTGCGTGACGCAGCTATTGAGGTTGTTGGTGGCTTGCTCGAAGCGGAAGTGGAAGAACTTCTCGAAGAGTGGATGCTGGCAGCTCGCTTACACCGTCCCCACGTCACTGTGAAGTGGGCGTCTAGTTTTGATGGCCGTGCTGCAGCAGCTGATGGTACGAGCCAATGGATTTCTGGTCCACAATCGCGCGAGCGTGTTCATCTGCAGCGTTCTGCAGCAGATGCCATCATCGTGGGAACAGGAACGGTTTTGGCAGATAACCCTTCTCTTACTGCGCGCACCACCTCTGGCGATCTTCACGAGCACCAACCGATTCCTGTCATTATCGGGAAACGTCAGATTCCTGGAGATGCTCAGATTTATCAGCACCCTCTCGAACCTCTCGTGATTGGCCACAATGACCTGCATGGCGCATTAAGTGAAATGTTCGACCAAGGTATTCGAACTGTCTATGTCGAAGGTGGCCCCACCTTGGCCAGTGCATTCATTGCGCAGGGGTTAGCCGATCGTCTCTACATCTTCCAAGCACCTGTGTTGCTTGGCGGCGACAAGCTTGCCCTGGGAGATCTCGGAGTATCCACCCTGTCTGAACGTATCGATCTTGAGGTGAGCTCAATTGAGAACTTGGGTGAAGACATTTTGATTACTGCTAAACCACTCAGGAAAGGGGCCTAA
- a CDS encoding riboflavin synthase yields the protein MFTGLIEERGTITAIETLPDAVRLTVTGQKALSGAQQGDSIAVSGVCLTVIEHDATSFTADVMQQTLDMSTLSGAQVGLAVNLERAAELGSRLGGHIVQGHVDGTAVVLSITPSEDWTVIRFSLSRELAPLLVDKGSITVDGVSLTVSNISDPSESDQWFEVSLIPETLTVTTLGLRAVGDAVNLETDIIARQVARMLAFLPQQNVGA from the coding sequence ATGTTCACTGGCCTGATTGAAGAACGCGGAACAATTACCGCAATAGAAACTTTGCCAGATGCGGTGAGACTCACAGTCACCGGACAGAAAGCACTCTCTGGAGCCCAGCAGGGTGATTCCATAGCGGTTAGCGGAGTGTGTCTGACGGTGATCGAACACGATGCCACCTCGTTCACCGCTGATGTGATGCAACAAACCCTCGATATGTCTACCCTTAGTGGCGCACAGGTGGGCTTGGCGGTTAACCTCGAACGCGCTGCTGAGCTTGGTAGTCGCCTGGGCGGCCACATCGTGCAAGGTCATGTGGATGGAACCGCAGTGGTTCTCTCCATTACTCCTAGCGAGGATTGGACAGTAATTCGCTTTAGCCTCAGTAGAGAGCTTGCTCCCCTATTGGTAGATAAAGGGTCCATCACCGTTGATGGTGTTTCACTCACTGTGAGCAACATCAGTGACCCTTCAGAATCCGACCAATGGTTTGAAGTTTCTCTCATTCCAGAAACACTCACAGTGACCACGCTTGGCCTTCGTGCCGTTGGCGATGCAGTCAACCTCGAAACAGACATTATTGCCCGACAGGTCGCACGCATGCTGGCCTTCCTTCCCCAACAGAATGTAGGTGCCTAA
- the ribB gene encoding 3,4-dihydroxy-2-butanone-4-phosphate synthase, with product MALTPIPEVLEALKAGRIVLVADDEGRENEGDAIMAAEFATKESIAWIVKNSSGLICAPMSRDVADRLNLPIMVEHNQDTRKTAYTLTVDAAHGVTTGISASDRALTLNVLANPLSVSHDLIRPGHILPLRAVDGGVLERPGHTEAAVDLLRMAGLSPVGVIAEIVDEDGDMMRMPGLEKLADKENMPLTTVAALINYLEAHPLPARIEGEMDKDRVVFEVETNVPTENGTFRMRGYRDRTTGTDHVAIVAGNPGGEDVLVRVHSECLTGEALHSLKCECGPQLDEALRMIEADPNGGVVLYMRGQEGRGIGLVNKFKAYQLQEQGLDTLDANLALGLPADARDYTAAARMLSDMGIRSVRLLSNNPEKQRQLEKYGIRINGLVPLIVGLGEFNTGYLNVKRDRMGHQLPGILPAIEPAVAAKEVTA from the coding sequence ATGGCTCTGACACCCATCCCCGAAGTTCTTGAAGCTCTCAAGGCTGGACGCATCGTGCTTGTGGCCGATGACGAAGGCCGCGAAAATGAGGGCGACGCCATCATGGCGGCAGAGTTCGCCACCAAAGAATCCATTGCGTGGATCGTAAAAAACTCCTCCGGTTTGATTTGCGCCCCCATGTCACGCGACGTGGCAGACCGCCTCAACTTGCCCATCATGGTTGAACACAACCAAGACACACGCAAGACCGCATACACGCTCACTGTGGATGCCGCTCACGGAGTCACGACAGGAATTAGTGCATCAGATCGTGCGCTCACACTCAACGTTCTTGCGAACCCACTCTCCGTCTCCCACGACTTGATTCGCCCTGGACACATTCTTCCGCTTCGTGCTGTTGATGGTGGTGTTCTTGAACGCCCAGGACACACTGAAGCAGCCGTCGATCTTCTCCGTATGGCAGGTCTTTCTCCTGTTGGTGTTATAGCGGAAATCGTTGATGAAGATGGCGACATGATGCGCATGCCCGGCTTGGAAAAACTCGCTGACAAAGAAAACATGCCGCTGACCACTGTGGCCGCACTGATCAACTACCTAGAAGCTCATCCTCTCCCTGCGCGTATTGAGGGAGAGATGGATAAGGACCGTGTCGTATTTGAAGTGGAGACAAACGTCCCCACCGAAAATGGCACCTTCCGTATGCGCGGATATCGCGATCGCACCACCGGCACTGACCACGTCGCTATCGTGGCAGGAAACCCCGGCGGTGAAGACGTTCTTGTTCGCGTTCACTCTGAATGTCTCACCGGTGAAGCTCTGCATTCACTCAAATGTGAGTGTGGACCGCAGCTCGATGAAGCATTGCGCATGATTGAAGCCGACCCCAACGGTGGTGTGGTGCTGTATATGCGTGGTCAAGAGGGTCGCGGTATCGGCCTGGTGAACAAGTTCAAGGCCTACCAACTTCAAGAACAAGGCTTGGATACCCTTGATGCCAACCTCGCATTAGGCCTCCCTGCTGATGCGCGCGATTACACCGCTGCAGCGCGAATGCTCTCAGATATGGGAATTCGATCAGTTCGCTTGCTTAGCAACAACCCTGAAAAACAGCGTCAACTCGAAAAATATGGAATCAGAATTAACGGCCTGGTTCCTCTGATCGTTGGTCTAGGTGAGTTCAACACTGGTTACCTCAACGTGAAGCGCGACCGTATGGGACACCAGTTACCTGGCATCCTTCCAGCAATTGAACCAGCTGTCGCCGCCAAGGAGGTCACCGCATGA
- the ribH gene encoding 6,7-dimethyl-8-ribityllumazine synthase, which produces MSGAGSPTISVDATGLNIVIVAGQWHDVITDAMIASAQRTIEASGASHSLVRVAGSFELPVVCKAVLDAGADAVVALGVIIRGGTPHFEFVSDAATSGLTRVALDTGKPVGFGVLTLDDEQQGLDRAGLPDSTEDKGQEAALAALETAVTLRKIRNK; this is translated from the coding sequence ATGAGTGGAGCAGGCTCCCCCACAATCTCTGTTGATGCAACAGGACTGAACATTGTTATTGTTGCCGGGCAGTGGCATGACGTCATCACTGATGCGATGATTGCATCTGCCCAGCGCACCATTGAGGCAAGCGGCGCATCGCATTCACTTGTGCGCGTGGCAGGAAGTTTTGAGCTTCCTGTGGTGTGTAAAGCAGTCTTGGATGCCGGTGCAGATGCTGTTGTTGCTCTGGGAGTCATCATTCGTGGTGGCACCCCCCACTTTGAGTTTGTCTCCGATGCAGCAACCTCAGGACTCACCCGTGTGGCACTCGATACCGGAAAGCCTGTTGGCTTTGGAGTGCTCACCTTGGATGATGAACAACAGGGTCTCGACCGAGCTGGACTACCCGATTCCACAGAAGATAAGGGTCAAGAAGCGGCACTCGCCGCCTTGGAAACAGCAGTTACCCTTCGAAAGATTCGGAACAAGTAG
- a CDS encoding ABC transporter ATP-binding protein has product MSSPRMGRRSSAPENSSTAPKASFGQLMPYLLEHKKVLSFVIVLSVLGAAASLAQPLLVGQVINRVSAGELMGNLVWLLIGLVVASALINGYQHYLLQRTGEGVVLSSRRRLVARILRLPISEFDTRRTGDLVSRVGSDTTLLRAVLTQGLVEAIGGSLTFIGAIIAMAIIDPVLLGLTVLVVFSAIIIVTVLSRRIRVASRKAQAKVGELAASVERAISAVRTVRAANATDREIKVVDDEAEGAWRMGIKVAKISALVVPVAGIAMQVAFLTVLGVGGFRVASGAITVANLVTFILFLFMMIMPLGQAFGAITSVNSALGALGRIQEIIALPSEGEFDRELAPLATLDNGARGAVKNSPIAVEFVDVRFSYPVLVLPVEEDESTTDPTAKMSRAEKARIKAGGAAGEALAEEAKPLTEAPEILKGVSFSVAHGTRAALVGPSGAGKSTILGLIERFYDPSSGEIRVGGVDIKALEREDLRAQIGYVEQDAPVLAGSLRDNLLLGSPDSTDEECIAVLADVNLTSVLERSPLGLDAPVGEEGVMLSGGERQRLAIARALLAAPPILLLDESTSSLDGANEQLMREAIDRVAQDRTLIIIAHRLSTVVDSDQIIVLENGAVVGTGTHSELVRTTPLYKNLAKHQLLV; this is encoded by the coding sequence ATGAGCTCACCCCGCATGGGTCGTCGTTCATCGGCCCCTGAAAATTCTTCAACTGCACCCAAAGCCAGCTTTGGGCAGTTGATGCCCTACTTGCTTGAACACAAAAAGGTTCTTTCTTTCGTTATTGTGCTCAGCGTATTGGGGGCGGCCGCATCCTTGGCTCAGCCTTTACTGGTTGGTCAAGTAATCAACCGCGTGAGCGCCGGTGAGCTCATGGGCAACCTCGTGTGGTTGCTGATCGGCCTTGTTGTTGCCTCTGCGCTGATTAATGGCTACCAGCACTACCTCCTTCAGCGCACCGGTGAGGGAGTGGTTCTTTCCTCCAGGCGTCGCCTCGTGGCGCGAATTCTGCGGCTACCGATTAGCGAATTTGATACCCGGCGAACCGGTGACCTTGTTTCACGCGTGGGTAGTGACACAACTTTGCTCCGTGCCGTCTTGACCCAGGGTCTTGTTGAAGCCATTGGAGGTTCACTGACGTTCATTGGAGCCATCATTGCGATGGCCATTATTGACCCCGTTTTGTTGGGACTGACCGTCTTGGTGGTCTTCAGCGCGATCATCATCGTTACTGTTCTCTCTCGTCGTATTCGCGTCGCAAGCCGAAAAGCTCAAGCTAAAGTAGGCGAACTTGCTGCTTCTGTGGAGCGAGCTATTTCTGCCGTGCGCACCGTGCGTGCCGCCAATGCAACAGATCGAGAAATCAAGGTCGTTGATGATGAGGCCGAGGGCGCGTGGCGCATGGGCATCAAGGTTGCCAAGATTTCAGCTCTTGTTGTCCCTGTTGCTGGAATCGCCATGCAGGTAGCGTTCCTCACCGTACTCGGCGTGGGTGGTTTCCGCGTTGCTTCGGGGGCCATCACGGTAGCTAATTTGGTGACATTCATCTTGTTTTTATTCATGATGATCATGCCGCTAGGGCAAGCCTTTGGTGCGATCACCTCAGTGAACTCAGCACTGGGTGCTCTCGGGCGTATTCAAGAAATCATTGCCCTGCCCAGTGAAGGAGAGTTCGATCGTGAACTTGCTCCCCTGGCAACGTTAGATAACGGTGCACGCGGCGCAGTGAAGAACTCCCCCATCGCAGTGGAGTTTGTGGACGTTCGCTTCTCGTATCCTGTGCTGGTGCTTCCCGTTGAGGAAGATGAGAGTACGACCGATCCCACCGCCAAAATGTCTCGTGCTGAGAAAGCACGAATCAAAGCTGGTGGCGCAGCAGGTGAAGCTCTCGCCGAGGAAGCGAAGCCCCTTACTGAGGCTCCCGAGATCCTCAAGGGAGTTTCCTTTAGCGTTGCACACGGAACTCGTGCCGCTCTCGTCGGACCCTCTGGTGCTGGTAAATCAACCATCCTGGGTTTGATCGAAAGATTCTATGACCCTAGCTCGGGCGAGATTCGTGTCGGGGGTGTCGATATCAAGGCACTCGAGCGTGAAGATTTGCGTGCACAGATTGGCTATGTCGAACAGGATGCTCCAGTGCTTGCCGGCTCCCTGCGAGATAACCTATTGCTGGGTTCACCCGACTCAACAGATGAGGAGTGCATCGCAGTCTTGGCCGATGTAAACCTCACCTCTGTCCTCGAGCGCAGCCCCCTTGGCTTGGATGCTCCCGTGGGTGAAGAAGGTGTCATGCTCTCCGGTGGTGAACGTCAACGCTTGGCGATTGCTCGCGCCCTGTTAGCTGCACCACCCATTCTGTTGTTGGATGAATCCACCTCAAGCTTGGATGGGGCAAACGAGCAGCTCATGCGTGAGGCAATTGACCGTGTTGCACAAGATCGCACGCTGATCATCATCGCGCACCGCCTCTCCACAGTCGTTGATAGCGATCAGATTATTGTGCTGGAAAACGGTGCTGTTGTCGGAACGGGAACACATTCCGAACTCGTAAGGACAACTCCGCTATATAAAAACCTGGCCAAACACCAGCTATTGGTCTAG
- a CDS encoding NAD-dependent succinate-semialdehyde dehydrogenase — MSTISESELLAQVPSQLYINGQWVDAEGGKTVAVHDPATGAVLKNIADASPADGMKALDAAVAAQDAWAATPPRVRSDILRKAFDRVQELKNEFALLMTLEMGKPLAEAIGEVNYGSEFLRWFSEEAVRITGRYGTNPEGTGRTIVTHMPVGPSYLITPWNFPLAMATRKIAPALAAGCTVVVKPATLTPLTTLYFVKILEEVGVPAGVVNVFTTSTTAAVSDPIVTDKRLRKLSFTGSTGVGQSLMKLATENMLRTSMELGGNAPFLVFEDADLDKAVDGVMIAKFRNIGQACTAANRVIVHEAVAEEFAKKVTERVKSMKVGRGTEEGVSIGPLIDEKAVAKADELVQDAVAKGATVLTGGQAIEGVGTFYEPTVLTGVTPGADIMTEEIFGPVLSITTFSTEEEGIKIANDTEYGLIGYVYTEDFQRGQRLIEKLQTGMMGLNAGVISNASAPFGGVKMSGLGREGGFEGINEYLSVKYTMTPNPFA, encoded by the coding sequence ATGTCAACGATTTCCGAATCAGAACTGCTTGCACAGGTACCATCTCAGTTGTACATCAACGGTCAGTGGGTTGATGCTGAAGGTGGCAAGACGGTTGCCGTGCACGACCCGGCAACAGGTGCTGTGTTGAAAAACATTGCCGATGCGTCACCTGCAGACGGAATGAAAGCACTCGACGCTGCCGTTGCAGCACAGGATGCGTGGGCAGCAACTCCTCCACGGGTACGGAGTGACATTCTCCGCAAAGCTTTTGATCGTGTGCAAGAACTCAAGAATGAGTTTGCACTTCTCATGACACTCGAGATGGGTAAGCCCCTGGCGGAAGCCATCGGTGAAGTCAACTATGGCTCGGAGTTCCTTCGTTGGTTCAGCGAAGAAGCAGTGCGCATTACTGGTCGCTACGGCACTAACCCTGAAGGCACAGGTCGCACCATCGTGACCCACATGCCAGTCGGTCCCAGCTACCTCATCACGCCGTGGAACTTCCCACTGGCCATGGCAACGCGCAAGATTGCTCCTGCATTAGCTGCCGGTTGCACGGTCGTAGTGAAGCCAGCAACTCTAACGCCACTCACAACTCTCTATTTCGTCAAGATCTTAGAAGAGGTTGGTGTTCCCGCTGGTGTGGTAAACGTCTTCACGACATCCACCACCGCAGCTGTATCTGACCCCATAGTGACCGACAAACGTCTACGTAAGCTTTCCTTTACTGGTTCCACCGGCGTTGGCCAGTCGTTGATGAAGCTCGCAACTGAAAACATGTTGCGCACCTCGATGGAACTTGGCGGAAATGCTCCATTCCTGGTCTTTGAAGATGCTGATCTCGATAAGGCCGTTGATGGCGTCATGATTGCCAAGTTCCGTAATATCGGGCAGGCCTGCACCGCAGCTAACCGTGTCATCGTCCACGAGGCTGTCGCAGAAGAATTTGCCAAGAAGGTTACCGAGCGTGTGAAGTCAATGAAGGTTGGCCGCGGCACCGAAGAGGGCGTCAGCATTGGTCCACTGATTGATGAAAAGGCTGTGGCCAAAGCAGATGAACTTGTTCAGGACGCTGTTGCGAAGGGTGCAACTGTGCTCACCGGTGGTCAAGCAATTGAGGGTGTGGGAACCTTCTATGAGCCCACCGTTCTCACCGGTGTCACGCCTGGTGCAGACATCATGACAGAAGAAATCTTTGGTCCGGTGCTCTCAATTACCACCTTCTCAACGGAAGAAGAGGGGATCAAGATCGCTAACGACACCGAATACGGTCTCATCGGCTATGTCTACACCGAAGATTTCCAGCGAGGTCAGCGTCTGATTGAGAAACTACAGACCGGCATGATGGGCCTCAACGCTGGAGTGATCTCCAACGCTTCAGCACCATTTGGTGGTGTCAAGATGTCCGGTTTGGGACGCGAAGGTGGTTTTGAGGGTATCAACGAGTACCTCTCGGTGAAGTACACCATGACTCCCAATCCTTTTGCCTAA
- a CDS encoding copper resistance protein CopC, whose amino-acid sequence MIRRFSAVLVAMLLSIAAVLGFSSVASAHSDEFLSVPANGAVVSDVSELQFTFVEPVEQSFPPEVVLTASDGTGFELGAPTFDATGATMTVPIVQGALPNGSYTAVYRIVSIDGHPASGQVDFSVEGSVIEPAPVETPMPVEEPVVTEDMLRTTSVQDPAAAQIQLVLGITAAASVVLALVIVFMAMRRRRNSQSK is encoded by the coding sequence ATGATTCGTCGTTTTAGCGCAGTGTTAGTCGCCATGCTGTTGAGTATTGCTGCTGTTCTTGGTTTCTCCAGTGTTGCCTCGGCGCACAGTGATGAATTTCTCTCTGTCCCCGCAAACGGTGCCGTAGTTTCTGATGTCAGTGAACTGCAATTCACGTTCGTTGAACCTGTTGAGCAGAGCTTTCCACCAGAGGTTGTGTTGACCGCTTCAGACGGAACTGGTTTTGAACTTGGTGCTCCAACCTTTGACGCAACAGGGGCAACGATGACAGTTCCGATTGTTCAGGGCGCCTTGCCTAACGGAAGTTACACCGCTGTTTACCGCATTGTTTCCATCGATGGCCACCCTGCTTCGGGTCAGGTTGATTTCTCGGTCGAGGGTTCTGTAATTGAACCCGCACCGGTTGAAACCCCCATGCCCGTTGAGGAGCCTGTAGTCACCGAAGACATGTTGCGCACCACATCGGTTCAAGATCCTGCTGCAGCTCAAATACAACTAGTTTTGGGTATCACCGCAGCCGCATCAGTTGTGTTAGCTCTTGTCATTGTGTTTATGGCGATGCGTCGCCGTCGTAACTCGCAGAGCAAATAA
- a CDS encoding Dyp-type peroxidase, producing MSKFSSSETQEPRRAVSRRGFLVSAGLATGVAAVGVGTGYTVAQAQAAQRAASGELGQEKVPFYGKHQAGIETPPQAYGTFLGWNLKPSTDREGAIRMMRLLTDDAARLTQGVPALPDNDPYLALNPARLTATFGFGPSFFTKLGLESKIPHGFAELPAFSIDKLQSEYSGGDLVIQVGSDDPLTLSHAVRQLTRTARSFATIIWSQSGFTSTPGAKPDGQTGRNLFGQVDGTVNPRTSEEFDAQVWAQGKPSWFDGGTSLVLRRIAMNLDTWDKLDEGSKELSVGRKLSNGAPLTGVNEFDPPNLAAKSDNGLPVIPSFAHLRRARTDDPTQKFLRRPLNYDEGINSDGSPNVGLLFAAYMADIGHQFVPVQQRLADLDLLNTWTIPIGSAVFALPPGCQPGGFIGEGLLS from the coding sequence ATGTCAAAGTTTTCTTCATCAGAAACACAGGAACCTCGCCGTGCCGTGTCACGGCGAGGTTTCCTTGTTTCCGCCGGGCTTGCCACCGGAGTTGCTGCAGTTGGGGTGGGAACGGGATACACGGTAGCTCAAGCTCAGGCCGCACAGAGGGCAGCCTCGGGAGAGCTGGGGCAAGAAAAAGTTCCGTTTTACGGAAAACACCAAGCAGGAATTGAGACACCTCCTCAGGCGTATGGAACATTTCTGGGCTGGAACCTGAAACCCTCGACTGACCGTGAGGGTGCTATTCGGATGATGAGACTGCTCACCGATGATGCTGCACGGCTTACGCAGGGCGTACCGGCATTGCCAGATAACGATCCCTATCTTGCACTCAACCCTGCACGATTAACTGCAACGTTTGGTTTTGGGCCGAGCTTCTTTACCAAGCTGGGCTTGGAGTCCAAGATTCCCCATGGCTTTGCTGAACTTCCAGCTTTCTCCATTGACAAGCTTCAGTCCGAGTATTCCGGTGGCGACTTAGTCATTCAGGTGGGGTCAGATGATCCGCTAACGCTTTCACATGCTGTCCGTCAACTCACAAGAACAGCACGCAGTTTCGCCACAATTATCTGGTCACAAAGCGGATTTACTTCTACCCCAGGCGCAAAACCTGACGGACAAACGGGAAGAAATCTCTTCGGCCAAGTTGATGGAACAGTTAATCCCCGAACTTCGGAAGAGTTTGATGCTCAAGTTTGGGCGCAGGGGAAACCAAGTTGGTTTGACGGTGGTACATCTCTGGTGCTGCGACGTATCGCAATGAACTTGGATACCTGGGACAAGCTGGATGAGGGAAGTAAGGAACTTTCTGTCGGACGCAAACTCTCAAACGGAGCCCCCCTGACAGGAGTCAATGAATTTGATCCACCGAACCTTGCGGCGAAATCCGACAATGGTTTGCCGGTCATTCCTTCTTTTGCTCATCTGCGTCGTGCCCGAACCGATGATCCAACCCAGAAGTTCCTTCGTCGACCGCTGAACTACGACGAAGGAATTAACTCCGACGGTTCACCGAACGTTGGGTTGCTCTTTGCTGCATACATGGCAGACATTGGTCACCAGTTTGTTCCTGTGCAGCAACGCTTGGCTGACCTAGACTTACTGAATACTTGGACTATCCCCATAGGCTCAGCTGTGTTTGCATTACCGCCAGGCTGCCAGCCGGGAGGATTTATTGGAGAAGGATTACTGTCATGA
- a CDS encoding copper chaperone PCu(A)C → MSTTTFPIKRGLSLASIIVAALALVGCAPATPEPVTPSATDVWVKAVPELMDGMAMTGVFMTLENPSDEDITLVGATNTTEGLTESPLEVHEVVKNDAGDMVMQEAKGGIVIPAKGSVTLKPGGYHVMYWDLLKPIPVGSTITLTLEFSNGTTLPIEAIAREIANANETYDPEADAEGSMEMSH, encoded by the coding sequence GTGAGCACAACAACTTTCCCCATCAAGCGCGGTCTCTCACTGGCCAGCATTATCGTTGCGGCTTTGGCTTTAGTCGGCTGCGCACCAGCAACGCCAGAACCCGTCACCCCCAGCGCAACCGATGTGTGGGTCAAAGCAGTACCAGAACTGATGGACGGCATGGCAATGACTGGAGTCTTCATGACTTTGGAAAATCCCTCTGACGAAGACATCACTCTTGTCGGTGCGACAAACACCACTGAAGGTTTGACGGAATCACCACTTGAGGTTCACGAGGTTGTCAAGAATGATGCTGGCGACATGGTGATGCAAGAAGCCAAGGGTGGAATTGTTATTCCTGCCAAGGGTTCAGTAACTCTCAAGCCAGGTGGTTACCACGTGATGTACTGGGATCTCCTCAAGCCCATTCCTGTTGGAAGCACAATTACCTTGACGCTTGAATTCTCCAACGGAACAACTCTGCCCATTGAGGCAATTGCTCGTGAAATTGCAAACGCAAATGAAACCTACGACCCTGAAGCAGATGCCGAAGGTTCGATGGAAATGAGCCACTAG
- a CDS encoding BlaI/MecI/CopY family transcriptional regulator: protein MTPSRNRGELEAAIMDILWASETGLTAKDVQARFSENIPAITTLITVLDRMCAKGQVSKSASGGRSFVFSATSNKVDHVTGLMKNALLSADDHMAALLHFAGTLSEDDRAFLRKAIDNS, encoded by the coding sequence ATGACCCCTTCTCGCAATCGAGGAGAGCTAGAGGCAGCCATCATGGACATCCTCTGGGCCTCTGAAACAGGACTCACTGCTAAAGACGTGCAGGCGAGATTCTCCGAGAATATTCCGGCAATCACAACTTTGATTACCGTACTCGACAGAATGTGCGCCAAAGGCCAAGTTAGTAAATCCGCATCAGGTGGACGTAGTTTCGTGTTCTCTGCGACATCCAACAAAGTCGATCACGTCACTGGACTCATGAAGAACGCTTTGCTCAGTGCTGATGACCACATGGCGGCGTTACTTCATTTCGCCGGGACCCTCTCTGAGGATGATCGAGCGTTCCTGCGTAAAGCAATCGATAATTCCTAA